One segment of Neobacillus endophyticus DNA contains the following:
- a CDS encoding DUF3231 family protein, whose amino-acid sequence MEHDTRLSTAEISQLWASYIQDRFSNCVLKYFLSNVEDEEIRHVLEYTLHCVQSRIPKLTAFFTKENFPLPQGFSEGEDVDLNAPRLFNDTYYLRFLLRESNLGLSAYGMALALSVRSDIVQYYTECLMELAEIHARTTELLLKKGIYVRTPSIPLPQEVEFVKKKSFIGGLLGDRRPLTAAEITHLYSNIQRNALGMATLVGYSQVAKNHKVKEYFIRGRDIAKKHVEVFSGKLTDEHLPAPMPWDTQITESTAAPFSDKLMMFQVTALNSYGMAYYGTSMSMSPRTDLGAEYGRLILEVEQYAADGAKIMIEHGWLEQPPMASD is encoded by the coding sequence ATGGAGCATGATACAAGGTTATCGACTGCAGAAATTTCACAACTATGGGCTTCTTATATACAAGATCGCTTCTCAAACTGTGTTTTGAAATATTTTCTAAGCAATGTGGAAGATGAAGAAATACGGCATGTTTTAGAGTATACATTGCATTGTGTACAATCCCGTATTCCTAAATTAACCGCTTTTTTTACTAAAGAGAATTTTCCCTTACCACAAGGTTTTTCGGAAGGGGAAGACGTAGATTTGAATGCCCCGCGCCTATTTAATGACACTTATTATTTACGTTTTTTATTGCGGGAAAGCAACTTGGGATTAAGTGCCTATGGTATGGCACTAGCTTTATCTGTTCGCTCCGATATCGTCCAATATTATACAGAATGCTTAATGGAATTGGCTGAAATTCATGCTAGAACAACTGAATTGTTATTGAAGAAAGGGATTTATGTGCGCACTCCAAGTATTCCGTTGCCTCAAGAAGTGGAATTTGTTAAAAAGAAAAGCTTTATAGGAGGATTACTAGGGGATAGGAGACCACTGACAGCAGCAGAGATCACCCATCTTTATTCTAATATTCAGAGAAATGCACTTGGTATGGCAACATTAGTCGGCTACAGTCAAGTTGCTAAAAATCATAAAGTAAAAGAATATTTTATAAGAGGGAGAGACATTGCAAAAAAGCATGTAGAAGTATTCAGTGGGAAATTAACAGACGAGCATTTGCCAGCACCGATGCCATGGGATACACAGATAACGGAATCAACAGCAGCCCCGTTTTCTGATAAGTTAATGATGTTTCAAGTGACAGCCTTAAATTCATATGGAATGGCTTATTATGGCACGAGTATGTCGATGAGCCCCAGAACGGACTTGGGTGCAGAGTATGGGCGGCTGATACTGGAGGTTGAACAATATGCTGCAGATGGAGCGAAAATCATGATCGAACATGGCTGGTTAGAGCAGCCGCCGATGGCAAGTGATTGA